Within the Clostridium scatologenes genome, the region TTTTTCTTTCAGTTTTTAAAAATTTACATTTAGATACTGTATTTTCCTTGATTATATGGTTTTCTTCCAACCAATTAAAAAATACTTTTATATTTCTTAGATAATTATTTAATGTAGCATCTGAAACTTGTTCCCCAATATCACTTCTTTTGTCAATATTAGCTTTAATCATTCCATCTGTACTTGCAACAAAACTATATTTTCCTCTATCTTTTGTAAATGTAATATATTCTTGTACTATATCTTTATCAATCTTGTTAATATCTGTTATATTTTTTTCTTCTTCAAGATACCTCATAAATAGAACTAATGTTTGATTGTATGATTTAATAGTTTTGTTAGATAAATTTTTATAACTACAATAATCTAAGAAGTCTTGGATTAAATCAATTATTTGCTTTTGTCTTTTAACAACTTTTGGCAAAATAAAAACACCTCCTGCATATTAGTCCTTAAACCAATATACAAAAGGTGTTTTTTAACAATTTAATTTTAAATTCATAGATATAAAAATCCAAAATCCATATCGTTTTTTGCTATCTTTATCGATATGAGTTTTTTTAATAAATCCATCAACCAAGCCGTTTTAGCTAACCTTATTTTTTAATCTTAATTTATCAGCAACCATTGCAATGAATTCTGAATTTGTTGGCTTACCTTTATCATTGTGTATAGTATATCCAAATATCTTATTTATAGTTTCTACTTGTCCTCTAGCCCATGCAACCTCTATAGCATGCCTTATTGCTCTTTCTACTCTACTTGCTGTAGTATTATACTTTTTAGCTATAGATGGATATAACTCTTTTGTTACTGCAGATAAAAGCTCCATATTGTTTACTACCATAGTTATAGCCTCTCTTAAATACATATATCCTTTTATATGTGCTGGAACTCCTATTTCATGTATTATGTTTGTTATTTCTTGTTCAAGGTTAGTAGGTTCATTTTTAGTAAATTTAATTCCTGTAGTATCAATTAATGAAATTGTTTTCTTAGGTTCATCTCCATTACTTATGGTATTATTAAACATTTGCCTTATTCTCTTGGTAAAAACATCCATATCAAATGGTTTTACTACATAATAGTCTGCACCTAGTGTTATAGCTCTTTGAGTTATTTTATCCTGTCCTACTGCCGAAAGAACAATTATTCTTGGCATAGGATCTATATTCATACTACTTAGTCTTTCTAAAACTCCAAGACCATCAAGATGCGGCATTATTATATCTAACACTACCAAGTCAGGATGCTTTTCCTCTATAAGTTTTAATGCTTCTAATCCATCTTTTGCAATACCTGTTACTACAATATCTCTCTGATTTAAAAGATAATCATTGAGAATATTACAAAACTCTTTATTATCATCCGCAATAATCACACTTATTTTTGATTCTTCCATATTTCTTACTCCCCTTTATTATTTTAATTTCCATTTCTTAACAAATTAATTAATTCGACAAAACTAATTTAATTCCTTCTTAGAAATAAAAAATTCTATATTAAATTTAAAAGATAGCATAATTTATGCTATCTAACTTTATTCTATCATACTTTTTCCTATTATTTCAAATTTATTTGCATTTTTATTTATCAGTATTTTTATTTATCAGTATTTTTATTTATTTTGATAAAATATTAGCATCTTTAAGCATCCATTCTATATATATGCCATAACCAGTATCCGGTTTATTTATCAATACATGAGTTACTGCACCTATTATTTTTCCATCCTGTATAATAGGACTTCCACTCATTCCTTGAACAATACCTCCAGTCTTAGCTAAAAGAACAGGATCTGTTATTTTTATTACCATACTCTTAGGTCCTGGTGAATCTTGTGCCAGCAATTTCTCTACTCTTATATCATAAAATTTTGGTTTTTCTCCTTCTATAGTTGTTAAAATCTTAGCTGGTCCTTCTTTTATTTCATTTCTTAATGCAATTTTCATAGGTTTAATATTTTTATTGACTAGCCCACTAGTACCTTTGCCAAAAATACCACATTTAGTATTTTTATATATTTTGCCTATTATATTTTCTTCATTTACAAATATACCCTTCAATTCACCAGGATTGCCTTTTAACCCTCTTTTTACTGATACAATTGAAGATGGTACTATTTCCCCTGAACTTATATTTAAAATAGTTCCAGTATCAATATCTGTTATTGGATGACCTAATGCTGCAAACATGCCAGTTTTTTCATCATAAAAAGTTAATGTTCCTACTCCAGCTGTACAATCTCTTATCCATAAACCTATTTTTAAATTATCATCTTCTGGATTTTTGATAGGCTTAACTTTCTTTTCAATTTCTTCTCCTTTTCTCTCTACTATTATTTTTAATTCTTCTCCATTTGAGTCATTTATTTGTTTTTGAACATCTTCTGAATCCTTAACAAGACAATTGTTTATTTTGATAATATTATCTCCTATTTGTATTCCAGCTAAAGCTGCAGGACTAGTTATCTTTTCTTTTTCTGTTTTTATATCAGATAAAGCTACCACCAAAACTCCTTTTGTATTAAGTTTTACACCTACTGGTTGACCTCCAGGATATAAAACTACAGAGTTACTTACAGACTTCAATGACACAAATTTTACAGGCAATATCCCTAATAAATTTACACTTACTTTTTTATCTTCCAAATCTATATTTTTTGTTTTATCTTCTTCCCTTAGTTTTATTAGATTGTCAGATTTTAAAATTTCACCTTCTCTTATAAATATAGTAGTAGGTATATTTTGTGCCTTATAGTAAGAAACTATCATTAATAACAGGATAGGAATTAAAATACAGCATAACATTTTTTTAATTTTTTTATCCATGCTTTTGCCTCCTGTCTTTAATTTATCTGATTTTAAGTTTCCCTTTAAAAGAGCTTATTATGCTATTATATACTTTCATTTAAAGTCATCTTTTTATTTTTACACTAAAATTTTCAGTAAAAATTTATAATTCACATCTATGGTATTGAACTATTAAATAAAATAAAAAAACTGCAAAAATTTGCAGTTTTTATATAATCAACTTTTTTCTAGAATTAGCCATTTTTATAAGTTCTTTAGCATGTTCTAAAGTCAACTTCGTAACTTCAGAACCTCCTATCATTCTAGCTATTTCATATTCTTTTTCCTGATAATTCATCTTTTTAATTGTAGTATAAGTTTTTTCATCTTTGACTTTTTTAGATACCCAATAATGTATATCTGACATACAAGCAATTTGTGGAAGATGGGTTACACAAAAAACTTGATGATTTTTAGATATAACGTACATCTTTTCTGCCACACATTGAGCAATTCTTCCACTTATTCCAGTATCTATTTCATCAAATACTACAGAAGGTATATGATCTTTATCAACAAATACAGTCTTTAATGCCAACATTATTCTTGAAAGTTCTCCGCCTGATACTACTTTCTCTAGAGGTTTTAAAGGTTCTCCTGGATTTGTTGATATATAAAATTGAACTTTATCCATACCATTTAAGTAAAACTTTTCTTGAAATTCTATATTTACTTTAAATGTACTCTTTTCAAGTCCTACAAAATCTAATTCACTTTTTATTCTTAATTGCAACTCATCCGCTATTTTGCATCTTTCTTTGTGAAGCTTTTCTCCATATACCTTTAATTCTTCCATCAAATTATTTCTTTCATTCTTTAAATTTTCTATTATCTCGCTGCTATTTATCATTTCATCATATTGAAATTTTATCTTATCCCTATACTTTAAAATATCATCTATACTATTACCATACTTTTTCTTAATTCCATTTATTTGATATATCCTACTATTTATATATTCTAGTTCTCCTTCATCATAAAAAATATCATCTTTTATACTTCTTATCTGTTCTATTCCATCTTCAATATAATAATAGGCATCTTTCAAAACATCTACTATTCCTTTTATTTGGGATAGATTTTCTTGTACTAAAGAAAGATCTTTTATAGCAACTCCTAAATTATCATGAATGGACATTGATTCTTCACTGCCAGTATAAAGACAAGCATATGAATTATTTAATGTATTGTTTATTTTTTCTGCATTTGAAAGTACCTTATACTTTTCTTCAAGCTCTACATCTTCATTTTCTTTTAATTTTAAGGAATTTATTTCATCTATTTGATATTTCAAAAAGTCTATTAGCTTATCTCTTTCTCCATCTTTGCCTGCAAGTTCATTAATTTTCCTGTCAATTTCACAAAGTTTATCATACTTTTCCCTATAATTTAATAAAAATTCTCTTAAGTTTTCTTCTCCATAAGAATCTACATAATCAATATGATTTTCTGCCGATAACAAATTTTGGTTTTCATGTTGTCCATGAATATCCAGCAAAGTACTACTTATTAACTTTAAAGTATTTATCAATACTGATTTGCCATTAATCTTTGTAATACTTTTTCCTGATTGAAACGTTTCTCTGCTTATTATAACCAACTTATCACTATCAACATCTATATCATTTTGTTTCAACACTTCTAATGTTTTACAATTTGTTAATGTGAAAATTGCTTCTACAAAGGTCTTATTTTCACCAGTTCTTATTAAATCTTTATTAAACTTGCTGCCAAGAACATAATTTATAGCATCTATAATTATAGATTTTCCTGCTCCAGTTTCACCTGAAAGCACGTTAAATCCATCATCAAAAGATATGCTTAAATTTTCTATTAACGCAAAATTTTTTATATTTAACTGAAGAAGCATAATTTCTAAATGCCTCCCTACTTTAAGAAATCATTTTTTTCATTTTTTGTGCTATAATCTCTGCTTTTTCACTATCTCTAGCTAGTAAAAAAATTGTATTATCTCCTGCAATGGTACCAGCTACACCATCAAAATTTAATGTATCAATAGCTTCAGCAGCAGCAGCAGCAGATCCTGTCATAGTTTTTATAATTACAAATTTATCTATATTCTCAACACTAACTACAGTTTGTGAAAATATATTTATAAGTTTGTTTGATAAAAAACTTTCTGTATGTACTATAGTGGCATATTTATAATTACCATCATCGGATAAAACTTTAATTAATTTTAATTCTTTTATATCTCTTGAAACAGTAGCCTGTGTAACATCCATACCACTCTTTCTTAATTCTTCTGCTAGTTCCTCCTGTGTTTCAATATTTTTTGAATTTATAATTTCTAGTATTTTAGCATGTCTGGTTATCTTCATAACTTTCACCTTCACATTCCTTTGCATAAATGTAATTTTTGTACATTATATCTTATTGAGAAATTATTTTTTTCATATCTTGAATTATTGATTTTGCTTTATCAGTATCCCTAGCTAATATCAAAATTGTATTATTTCCTGCAATAGTGCCAACTATGCCATGAAAGTTTAGTGAGTCAATAGCTTCAGCTGCTGCATTAGCAGAACCACTTATGGTTTTTATTATAATAAAATTATCTACATTTTCAGCACTAATTGCAGTTTGCGAAAAAATGTTCATTAGTTTATCTGATAAAAAATTTTCTGTATGAACCCTAGTAGCATATTTATAATTTCCATTATCACCTAAAACTTTAATTAATTTTAATTCTCTAATATCCCTTGAAACAGTAGCTTGTGTAACATCCATTCCACTTATCTTTAGTTCTTCTGCTAAACTTTCTTGTGTTTCAATATTCTTTGAACTTATGATTTCAAGTATTTTGGCATGTCTTGTTACTTTCATATTCTTCACCTTCGTATCCCTTTGATCTAAATGTAACTTTTTTTCTTAGTGTATCAAAATAATCATTGCTATTTAGTTTAACTAATTTACATTTATTTTTTGCACTACAAACATTTACAGATTGAGCCTTATCCACTTCTATCCACTCTTGACCATCTATAGACAAAAATATGTTTTCATCATTTTTAGGAAAATTTATAGATATATTGCTTTTCCCATCTAAAACTATAGTTCTTGCCCCAACAGTTTGCGAATACATAGGAGTTAAAACAAAATTATCTAGGGTTGGATAAATTATAGGTCCTCCTGCTGATAGCGAATATGCTGTAGAACCTGTAGGGGTACTTATTATTATTCCATCAGCTGCAAAACTGTTATAATATTTATTATCAATATAAATTTTATATTTTACTATTCTTGCCAAAACTCCTTTTGATAAAACTACATCATTTAATCCCACATGCTGATTTACTACACCATCTTTTTCATAACTACACTGAAGCATTGTTCTTTCTTCAACAACATAATCTCCATTAAAAATACTCTTAATAGCATAACTTATGTTTGAACTTTCTACTTGAGCTAAGAAACCTAAATGCCCTATATTGATTCCAAAAATAGGCACATCATATTTAGCTATGTGTCTTGCAGTATTTAATATTGTTCCATCTCCACCTAAAACTATAATCATATCTAGTTCATAACTTTTTTTCTCATTTAACCCTATGCAATCTTCGTATACACTAATATTAACATCCTTACATTCATTATAAATAGTTTTTAATATAAAATCTAACATTTTTCTTCTTTGGTCTTTTGTTGTATTTACATTAATACCTATATTCTTCATAGTGCCTCCCCATTAAGATTAGCATGTGCTGAATTTACTACATTCACGATATCATCTTGGCAACAACTTCCAATATAATCTTTTTCCTTAGTAAAATAAATTAAATATTCTATATTTCCTTCAGGTCCTTTTATAGGTGAATAATCTAATGCAATTATTTTTACGTTTTGCTCTTGAACGAATTCTGCAATTTCCTTAACAACCTCTTCATGAGTTGATTTTTCTCTTACTACTCCCTTTTTTCCAACTTTCTCTCTACCCGCTTCAAATTGTGGTTTTATTAGAGCCATTATTCTTCCATTTTCGTTAAGTAAATTTAGGACTGCTGGAACTACTTTTTTTAAGGATATAAATGATACATCTATACTAGCAAAATCTGACAATTCACCTACATCTTCTGGTTTTAAATATCTTACATTAGTTCTTTCCATGCATACTACTCTTGGATCTGTTCTCAATTTCCATGCAAACTGCCCATAGCCTACATCTACAGAAAAAACTTTTTTAGCTCCACTTTGAAGCATACAATCTGTAAATCCTCCAGTAGAAGCACCTATATCCAAGCAAGTTTTATCTTTTAAATCTATATTAAAATTCTTTACAGCTTTTTGAAGTTTTAATCCTCCTCTACTCACAAAAGGAAGTTTTTCTCCTTTAAATTCTATATTTGAAACTTCTTTTACTTTTTCTCCACATTTATCAACTCTTTGATTATCTACAAATATTTCCCCAGCCATTATACTAGCTCTAGCTTTTTCTCTAGAAGAAAATAATCCTTTTTTCACCAATAACACATCAAGTCTTTCTTTTGTTTCTGACATAGTAAACTCCTTTATTCTTATACTATTTTCAATACACTTTTTACAATTCCATCAACATCTAGTCCATATAACTTATATAACAAATCTGGTTTTCCATGAGGTATAAATTCATCTTTAAATCCAAGATTTATAACTTTTACTTTTTCATCAAGAGTATTTATATATTCAAGTACATATGATCCTAGGCCTCCTCTTATAACATTATCTTCTATAGTTACAATATTCATGCCTTCCTCTACCAATGCTTTGATTAACTCCTTATCTATAGGTTTTATAAAACAGGCATTTACAATACTTACATTAATGCCTAAATCTTTTAACTTCTGTTTTGCTAAAATAGAATGTTGAACCATTTTTCCTTGAGCAATTAATACTATATTTCCTTCTCTACTAATTACTTCCCATTTTCCTAATGTAAAATCATTAAGGGGTTCCATTAAAACTTTTTCATTATCACCACCCCTTGGATATCTTATTGCTATAGGACAATTTTGTTCTACAGACCATTTAAGCATACTTTTAAGTTCAAAAATACATTTAGGCGACATTACTGTTATATTAGGTATATGTGTCAAAAATGATAAATCAAATACCCCTTGATGTGTTTCACCATCTTGACCTACAATCCCAGCTCTATCAATAGCAAATATAACAGGTAATTTTTGTATACATACATCATGTAATATTTGATCATATGCTCTTTGAAGAAACGTAGAATAAACAGCAAAAACAGGTTTTAATCCAGTTTTGGCCATACCTGCCGCCATAGTTACTGCATGTTGTTCTGCAATACCTACATCAAAAAATCTATTTGGAAAAATTTTCGAAAATTCGCCAAGACCTGTTCCATCTCTCATAGCTGCAGTTATAGCTACTACATTATTGTAATGCTTTCCAAGGTGAACCATTTCCTCTCCAAAAGCCTTTGAATAAGTAACACATGAATCAGCACATGCTTCTCCACTATCACAATGAAAAGGTCCTATACTATGAAATTTACCAGCGTTCTTTTCTGCGAATTCATAACCTTTTCCTTTTTTTGTTATTACATGTATGATTACAGGCTCTTTAATATTTTTAGCTTTTGATAATACTTCTGTAAGTTCTTTTAAATTATGTCCATCAACAGGACCTAAATATTTAATTCCCATATCTTCAAAAAACATACCAGGGACTACCATCTGCTTTATTCCATTTTTTATTTTTTCTAAGTATTTAGCCATACCTTTACCTATATTAGGTATCCTCTTTAGTGCACTTTCTACTTCTAATTTAAATTTATTATACTTAGGATCAATTCTTATTTTATTAAGATATTTTGATACTCCTCCTACATTTTTTCCTATAGACATTTGATTATCATTTAATATTATTATTAACTTAGTTTTTCTATATCCTGCATCATTTAATGCTTCTAATGCCATACCTCCAGTAAGAGCTCCATCACCTATTACAGCTACTACTTCATTCATTTCCCTTTTTAAATCCCTAGCTCTAGCCATTCCAAGTGCTGCTGATATGGATGTACTACTATGTCCTGTTTCAAAAAAATCATAAATACTTTCTGAGCTTTTAGGAAATCCACTTATACCTCCAAATTGTCTCAGAGTATTAAATTTTTCTTTTCTACCTGTAAGTAATTTATGTACATAAGCTTGATGTCCTACATCCCATATAAGTTTATCCTTATCCAAATCCAATATGCTGAATAAGCTCAAAGTTAATTCTACAACACCTAAATTAGACGCAAGATGGCCTCCTGTTTTTGAAACATTCTCTATTAAGAATTCTCTTATTTCACGAGCTAATTGTTGTTGTTGTTTCAATGACATATGTTTTATTTCATGTATTCCTTTATAATTTTCTAGTATATTTGACATTTTTATCTATCCTTTTTAAAAAAATATATTATTTTGCAAACTTTAAACAGTATTTCATTACTTCTGTTAATGGC harbors:
- the spo0A gene encoding sporulation transcription factor Spo0A, with amino-acid sequence MEESKISVIIADDNKEFCNILNDYLLNQRDIVVTGIAKDGLEALKLIEEKHPDLVVLDIIMPHLDGLGVLERLSSMNIDPMPRIIVLSAVGQDKITQRAITLGADYYVVKPFDMDVFTKRIRQMFNNTISNGDEPKKTISLIDTTGIKFTKNEPTNLEQEITNIIHEIGVPAHIKGYMYLREAITMVVNNMELLSAVTKELYPSIAKKYNTTASRVERAIRHAIEVAWARGQVETINKIFGYTIHNDKGKPTNSEFIAMVADKLRLKNKVS
- the spoIVB gene encoding SpoIVB peptidase; the protein is MDKKIKKMLCCILIPILLLMIVSYYKAQNIPTTIFIREGEILKSDNLIKLREEDKTKNIDLEDKKVSVNLLGILPVKFVSLKSVSNSVVLYPGGQPVGVKLNTKGVLVVALSDIKTEKEKITSPAALAGIQIGDNIIKINNCLVKDSEDVQKQINDSNGEELKIIVERKGEEIEKKVKPIKNPEDDNLKIGLWIRDCTAGVGTLTFYDEKTGMFAALGHPITDIDTGTILNISSGEIVPSSIVSVKRGLKGNPGELKGIFVNEENIIGKIYKNTKCGIFGKGTSGLVNKNIKPMKIALRNEIKEGPAKILTTIEGEKPKFYDIRVEKLLAQDSPGPKSMVIKITDPVLLAKTGGIVQGMSGSPIIQDGKIIGAVTHVLINKPDTGYGIYIEWMLKDANILSK
- the recN gene encoding DNA repair protein RecN, with protein sequence MLLQLNIKNFALIENLSISFDDGFNVLSGETGAGKSIIIDAINYVLGSKFNKDLIRTGENKTFVEAIFTLTNCKTLEVLKQNDIDVDSDKLVIISRETFQSGKSITKINGKSVLINTLKLISSTLLDIHGQHENQNLLSAENHIDYVDSYGEENLREFLLNYREKYDKLCEIDRKINELAGKDGERDKLIDFLKYQIDEINSLKLKENEDVELEEKYKVLSNAEKINNTLNNSYACLYTGSEESMSIHDNLGVAIKDLSLVQENLSQIKGIVDVLKDAYYYIEDGIEQIRSIKDDIFYDEGELEYINSRIYQINGIKKKYGNSIDDILKYRDKIKFQYDEMINSSEIIENLKNERNNLMEELKVYGEKLHKERCKIADELQLRIKSELDFVGLEKSTFKVNIEFQEKFYLNGMDKVQFYISTNPGEPLKPLEKVVSGGELSRIMLALKTVFVDKDHIPSVVFDEIDTGISGRIAQCVAEKMYVISKNHQVFCVTHLPQIACMSDIHYWVSKKVKDEKTYTTIKKMNYQEKEYEIARMIGGSEVTKLTLEHAKELIKMANSRKKLII
- a CDS encoding arginine repressor, producing the protein MKITRHAKILEIINSKNIETQEELAEELRKSGMDVTQATVSRDIKELKLIKVLSDDGNYKYATIVHTESFLSNKLINIFSQTVVSVENIDKFVIIKTMTGSAAAAAEAIDTLNFDGVAGTIAGDNTIFLLARDSEKAEIIAQKMKKMIS
- a CDS encoding arginine repressor, with product MKVTRHAKILEIISSKNIETQESLAEELKISGMDVTQATVSRDIRELKLIKVLGDNGNYKYATRVHTENFLSDKLMNIFSQTAISAENVDNFIIIKTISGSANAAAEAIDSLNFHGIVGTIAGNNTILILARDTDKAKSIIQDMKKIISQ
- a CDS encoding NAD(+)/NADH kinase; this encodes MKNIGINVNTTKDQRRKMLDFILKTIYNECKDVNISVYEDCIGLNEKKSYELDMIIVLGGDGTILNTARHIAKYDVPIFGINIGHLGFLAQVESSNISYAIKSIFNGDYVVEERTMLQCSYEKDGVVNQHVGLNDVVLSKGVLARIVKYKIYIDNKYYNSFAADGIIISTPTGSTAYSLSAGGPIIYPTLDNFVLTPMYSQTVGARTIVLDGKSNISINFPKNDENIFLSIDGQEWIEVDKAQSVNVCSAKNKCKLVKLNSNDYFDTLRKKVTFRSKGYEGEEYESNKTCQNT
- a CDS encoding TlyA family RNA methyltransferase; its protein translation is MSETKERLDVLLVKKGLFSSREKARASIMAGEIFVDNQRVDKCGEKVKEVSNIEFKGEKLPFVSRGGLKLQKAVKNFNIDLKDKTCLDIGASTGGFTDCMLQSGAKKVFSVDVGYGQFAWKLRTDPRVVCMERTNVRYLKPEDVGELSDFASIDVSFISLKKVVPAVLNLLNENGRIMALIKPQFEAGREKVGKKGVVREKSTHEEVVKEIAEFVQEQNVKIIALDYSPIKGPEGNIEYLIYFTKEKDYIGSCCQDDIVNVVNSAHANLNGEAL
- the dxs gene encoding 1-deoxy-D-xylulose-5-phosphate synthase, whose product is MSNILENYKGIHEIKHMSLKQQQQLAREIREFLIENVSKTGGHLASNLGVVELTLSLFSILDLDKDKLIWDVGHQAYVHKLLTGRKEKFNTLRQFGGISGFPKSSESIYDFFETGHSSTSISAALGMARARDLKREMNEVVAVIGDGALTGGMALEALNDAGYRKTKLIIILNDNQMSIGKNVGGVSKYLNKIRIDPKYNKFKLEVESALKRIPNIGKGMAKYLEKIKNGIKQMVVPGMFFEDMGIKYLGPVDGHNLKELTEVLSKAKNIKEPVIIHVITKKGKGYEFAEKNAGKFHSIGPFHCDSGEACADSCVTYSKAFGEEMVHLGKHYNNVVAITAAMRDGTGLGEFSKIFPNRFFDVGIAEQHAVTMAAGMAKTGLKPVFAVYSTFLQRAYDQILHDVCIQKLPVIFAIDRAGIVGQDGETHQGVFDLSFLTHIPNITVMSPKCIFELKSMLKWSVEQNCPIAIRYPRGGDNEKVLMEPLNDFTLGKWEVISREGNIVLIAQGKMVQHSILAKQKLKDLGINVSIVNACFIKPIDKELIKALVEEGMNIVTIEDNVIRGGLGSYVLEYINTLDEKVKVINLGFKDEFIPHGKPDLLYKLYGLDVDGIVKSVLKIV